A single genomic interval of Canis lupus dingo isolate Sandy chromosome 6, ASM325472v2, whole genome shotgun sequence harbors:
- the LOC112640347 gene encoding nascent polypeptide-associated complex subunit alpha, muscle-specific form-like, with translation MATRGPTAGLRRHSPPGSPLRTRRRPRRQWQLMEFSRNFVEEAKKHRGLGRCRHFFWLAVVFDTVGAALLFTGVFVDLFFYDLLLYLGSIVIFFSLLWWVFWYTGNIELTAEENAKSPAAVRSSSSAADALGRRISITVCNVSSTLRRMRRRCGPRAFLQSVTLSGPLQGRLEEEHRGKDEPAGGQEGGDAQDPCREDLGRKPEAARGAERVRTPGPEPAPPGRGKGSLFIRLVPPGFPPSLPDQPQSAAVLSSRSLPVVPSASARRPPALRVSRSQLAVTPASAGQPAPPGPSESPPAVPLSPISPSTGVASQSRSAVSVASQVHPVVPVPAQRNLPVLLASQSHPQVSPALSHLQAPGGQSQLGNLPPASQTPSPGAQASQGEALATPVSLIQLPSSQSSQTQPVELRVSHSVPDSKTLCHTPQTSETISCVQGIAPSQSEPVQELQEKPVTQAFETPPPPAGQELKQEFPATASSPPESGPPAPQAQQSLSQESSTPAPASEKKSQPP, from the coding sequence ATGGCGACGCGGGGGCCCACAGCCGGCCTGCGGCGGCACAGCCCGCCCGGGTCTCCTCTGCGGAcccggcggcggccgcggcggcagTGGCAACTCATGGAGTTTTCGAGAAACTTCGTCGAGGAGGCCAAGAAGCACCGGGGCCTCGGCCGTTGCAGGCATTTCTTCTGGCTGGCGGTGGTGTTCGACACGGTGGGCGCCGCCCTGCTGTTCACGGGGGTCTTCGTCGACCTGTTCTTCTACGACCTGCTGCTCTACCTGGGCTCCATCGTCATCTTCTTCAGCCTGCTGTGGTGGGTCTTCTGGTACACCGGCAACATCGAGCTGACGGCGGAGGAGAACGCGAAGAGCCCGGCCGCCGTgcgctcctcctcctccgcggCCGACGCGCTGGGCCGCCGCATCTCCATCACCGTCTGCAACGTGTCGAGCACCTTGAGGCGGATGCGGCGGCGCTGCGGGCCCAGGGCGTTCCTTCAGAGTGTGACCCTGTCGGGCCCGCTGCAGGGCCGGCTGGAGGAGGAGCACCGGGGCAAAGACGAGCCGGCAGGCGGCCAGGAGGGCGGCGACGCGCAGGACCCGTGCAGAGAGGACCTGGGCCGCAAACCCGAGGCAGCCAGAGGTGCCGAGCGAGTTCGCACCCCCGGCCCCGAGCCTGCGCCGCCAGGACGGGGCAAGGGCTCGTTATTCATTCGTCTGGTGCCGCCTGggttccctccctctcttccagaCCAGCCCCAGTCCGCAGCCGTGCTCTCCTCCAGGAGCCTGCCCGTAGTCCCCTCGGCCTCTGCCCGCCGGCCTCCAGCCCTGCGTGTTTCCAGAAGCCAGCTTGCGGTCACTCCTGCCTCTGCAGGCCAGCCTGCGCCCCCTGGGCCTTCCGAGAGTCCGCCTGCTGTCCCCTTGTCCCCCATAAGCCCATCGACAGGTGTAGCCTCTCAGAGCCGGTCCGCAGTCTCTGTGGCCTCTCAGGTCCATCCCGTGGTGCCAGTGCCTGCCCAGAGGAACCTCCCAGTCCTCTTGGCCTCTCAAAGCCACCCCCAGGTGTCTCCTGCCCTGAGCCACCTGCAAGCCCCAGGTGGCCAGAGCCAGCTGGGGAATCTTCCTCCCGCCTCTCAAACGCCATCTCCAGGTGCTCAGGCTTCCCAAGGCGAGGCCCTGGCCACCCCTGTGTCTCTGATCCAGCTCCCGTCGTCCCAGTCTTCTCAGACCCAGCCTGTGGAGCTGCGTGTCTCGCATTCAGTCCCAGACTCTAAGACCTTGTGTCACACCCCCCAGACCTCCGAGACCATCTCTTGTGTCCAAGGGATTGCTCCCAGCCAGTCTGAGCCTGTCCAGGAGCTTCAGGAGAAGCCAGTCACACAGGCTTTTGAGACTCCGCCGCCACCAGCAGGCCAGGAGCTAAAGCAGGAATTCCCTGCCACAGCATCCTCACCCCCCGAGTCAGGGCCTCCAGCTCCCCAGGCCCAGCAGTCCTTGTCCCAAGAGAGCAGCACACCTGCCCCTGCCTCAGAGAAGAAAAGTCAGCCTCCCTAG